A part of Saimiri boliviensis isolate mSaiBol1 chromosome 11, mSaiBol1.pri, whole genome shotgun sequence genomic DNA contains:
- the PHACTR4 gene encoding phosphatase and actin regulator 4 isoform X2, with product MEDPFEEADQPATEPGMVMDSVEAGDTTPPTKRKSKFSGFGKIFKPWKWRKKKSSDKFKETSEVLERKISMRKPREELVKRGVLLEDPEQGDEDPGKPSHAMLKNGHTTPIGSARSSSPVQVEEEPVRLASLRKPIPEEDLKKRLGSTGSQPNSEAESIPENVPKQPLLPPKRPLSASHEANEGQAKDSTSSGSTARFIISTSITTAPTATTAATSLAKTVNLSATPSPAPRTLPAAPASTNTTATPSLTHMIPAKQPPIPPPKPAHRNSNPVIAELSQAINSGTLLSKPSPPLPPKRGIPSTSVPTLESAAAITTKTPSDQREKSMCSVGSEPLPVIPPCSPSPPLPTHIPPEPPRTPPFPASTFQVVPEIEFPPSLDLPQEILQQEDQKKEVPKRILDQNFGEPHLPSRLPPLPLHIRIQQALTSPLPMTPPLEGSHRAHSLLFENSDSFSEDSSTLGRTRSLPITIEMLKVPDDEEEEEQTCPSTFSEDMTSTSVIPKLPRCLQEEEEKESDSDSEGPIQYRDEEDEDESHQSALANKVKRKDTLAMKLNHRPSEPELNLNSWPCKSKEEWNEIRHQIGNTLIRRLSQRPTPEELEQRNILQPKNEADRQAEKREIKRRLTRKLSQRPTVAELLARKILRFNEYVEVTDAQDYDRRADKPWTKLTPADKAAIRKELNEFKSSEMEVHEESKHFTRYHRP from the exons AGGAAGCAGACCAGCCCGCTacagagccaggcatggtcatgGACAGTGTGGAAGCAGGAGATACAACACCTCCTACCAAAAGGAAGAGCAAGTTCTCAGGCTTTGGCAAGATCTTCAAACCctggaaatggagaaaaaaaaaaagtagtgataaATTTAAAGAGACTTCAGAAG TTTTAGAACGGAAAATATCTATGCGAAAACCAAGAGAAGAGCTGGTTAAAAGAGGGGTTCTGTTGGAAGACCCTGAGCAAG GTGATGAGGATCCAGGAAAGCCAAGCCATGCCATGTTAAAGAATGGCCATACCACCCCCATAGGGAGTGCCAGATCATCTAGTCCAGTCCAAGTAGAGGAAGAGCCAGTAAGATTAGCAAGTCTTAGGAAACCTATTCCAGAAGAGGACTTAAAGAAACGGCTAG GCTCAACTGGAAGCCAGCCTAATTCTGAAGCAGAGTCTATTCCTGAGAATGTACCCAAACAGCCTTTACTTCCTCCCAAAAGACCCTTGTCCGCTTCTCATGAAGCAAATGAAGGGCAAGCAAAGGATTCTACTTCCTCTGGCAGCACGGCAAGGTTCATCATCTCCACTTCCATCACCACAGCACCCACTGCCACCACTGCTGCCACAAGCCTCGCAAAGACTGTTAATCTCTCTGCCACGCCTTCCCCAGCACCAAGGACTCTGCCTGCTGCTCCTGCCAGCACTAACACTACTGCTACCCCAAGCCTCACTCATATGATCCCTGCCAAGCAGCCCCCTATCCCTCCCCCTAAACCAGCTCACAGAAATAGCAACCCTGTCATTG CTGAACTGTCCCAAGCAATAAACAGTGGTACATTGTTATCAAAACCATCCCCACCATTACCACCCAAGAGAGGCATTCCATCCACCTCAGTACCCACCTTGGAGTCTGCTGCTGCCATCACCACCAAAACACCAAGTGATCAAAGAGAGAAAAGCATGTGTTCTGTGGGCTCTGAACCGCTGCCAGTGATCCCACCTTGCTCTCCATCCCCACCATTGCCTACTCATATACCTCCAGAGCCTCCACGCACCCCTCCATTTCCTGCTTCGACTTTTCAAGTTGTACCAGAAATTGAGTTTCCACCATCTTTAGATCTGCCCCAGGAGATTCTCCAGCAGGAAGATCAGAAAAAGGAAGTCCCCAAGAGGATATTGGACCAGAACTTTGGGGAGCCCCATTTACCCTCCAGGCTGCCTCCACTCCCACTGCATATTCGAATCCAGCAGGCCCTCACTAGCCCCCTTCCCATGACTCCTCCTCTGGAGGGCTCTCACAGAGCTCATTCCTTGCTCTTTGAAAACAGTGACAGCTTTTCTGAGGACAGCAGTACACTGGGTCGGACCAGGTCTCTTCCCATCACTATTGAAATGCTGAAAGT TCCAGAcgatgaagaagaggaggagcaaaCCTGTCCATCCACATTCAGTGAAGACATGACATCTACCTCAGTCATTCCTAAACTACCACGGTGTCtacaggaggaagaagagaaggagagtgACTCTGATTCAGAAGGTCCCATTCAGTACCGAGATGAAGAGGATGAAGATGAAAGTCATCAGA GTGctctggccaacaaagtgaagaggAAAGACACACTGGCAATGAAGTTGAACCACAGACCCAGTGAACCAGAGTTGAACCTGAATTCTTGGCCTTGTAAAAGCAAGGAAGAGTGGAATGAAATACGGCACCAGATTGGAAACACACTGATCCG gCGACTGAGTCAAAGACCAACACCAGAAGAACTAGAACAACGCAATATATTGCAAC CTAAAAATGAAGCTGATCGTCAGGCAGAAAAACGAGAGATTAAACGTCGGCTCACTAGAAAG CTCAGTCAAAGGCCAACTGTGGCTGAACTCCTTGCCAGGAAGATTCTGAGGTTTAATGAATATGTAGAGGTAACAGATGCTCAAGATTATGACCGGCGAGCTGACAAACCTTGGACCAAACTGACCCCTGCTGACAAG GCTGCCAtaagaaaagaattaaatgaatttaaaagctCTGAGATGGAGGTTCATgaagaaagcaaacattttaCACG
- the PHACTR4 gene encoding phosphatase and actin regulator 4 isoform X5, translating to MKQSTLKRKHEEIKEAISHHPKLVNSGMEDPFEEADQPATEPGMVMDSVEAGDTTPPTKRKSKFSGFGKIFKPWKWRKKKSSDKFKETSEVLERKISMRKPREELVKRGVLLEDPEQGDEDPGKPSHAMLKNGHTTPIGSARSSSPVQVEEEPVRLASLRKPIPEEDLKKRLGSTGSQPNSEAESIPENVPKQPLLPPKRPLSASHEANEGQAKDSTSSGSTARFIISTSITTAPTATTAATSLAKTVNLSATPSPAPRTLPAAPASTNTTATPSLTHMIPAKQPPIPPPKPAHRNSNPVIAELSQAINSGTLLSKPSPPLPPKRGIPSTSVPTLESAAAITTKTPSDQREKSMCSVGSEPLPVIPPCSPSPPLPTHIPPEPPRTPPFPASTFQVVPEIEFPPSLDLPQEILQQEDQKKEVPKRILDQNFGEPHLPSRLPPLPLHIRIQQALTSPLPMTPPLEGSHRAHSLLFENSDSFSEDSSTLGRTRSLPITIEMLKVPDDEEEEEQTCPSTFSEDMTSTSVIPKLPRCLQEEEEKESDSDSEGPIQYRDEEDEDESHQSALANKVKRKDTLAMKLNHRPSEPELNLNSWPCKSKEEWNEIRHQIGNTLIRRLSQRPTPEELEQRNILQPKNEADRQAEKREIKRRLTRKLSQRPTVAELLARKILRFNEYVEVTDAQDYDRRADKPWTKLTPADKAAIRKELNEFKSSEMEVHEESKHFTRYHRP from the exons AGGAAGCAGACCAGCCCGCTacagagccaggcatggtcatgGACAGTGTGGAAGCAGGAGATACAACACCTCCTACCAAAAGGAAGAGCAAGTTCTCAGGCTTTGGCAAGATCTTCAAACCctggaaatggagaaaaaaaaaaagtagtgataaATTTAAAGAGACTTCAGAAG TTTTAGAACGGAAAATATCTATGCGAAAACCAAGAGAAGAGCTGGTTAAAAGAGGGGTTCTGTTGGAAGACCCTGAGCAAG GTGATGAGGATCCAGGAAAGCCAAGCCATGCCATGTTAAAGAATGGCCATACCACCCCCATAGGGAGTGCCAGATCATCTAGTCCAGTCCAAGTAGAGGAAGAGCCAGTAAGATTAGCAAGTCTTAGGAAACCTATTCCAGAAGAGGACTTAAAGAAACGGCTAG GCTCAACTGGAAGCCAGCCTAATTCTGAAGCAGAGTCTATTCCTGAGAATGTACCCAAACAGCCTTTACTTCCTCCCAAAAGACCCTTGTCCGCTTCTCATGAAGCAAATGAAGGGCAAGCAAAGGATTCTACTTCCTCTGGCAGCACGGCAAGGTTCATCATCTCCACTTCCATCACCACAGCACCCACTGCCACCACTGCTGCCACAAGCCTCGCAAAGACTGTTAATCTCTCTGCCACGCCTTCCCCAGCACCAAGGACTCTGCCTGCTGCTCCTGCCAGCACTAACACTACTGCTACCCCAAGCCTCACTCATATGATCCCTGCCAAGCAGCCCCCTATCCCTCCCCCTAAACCAGCTCACAGAAATAGCAACCCTGTCATTG CTGAACTGTCCCAAGCAATAAACAGTGGTACATTGTTATCAAAACCATCCCCACCATTACCACCCAAGAGAGGCATTCCATCCACCTCAGTACCCACCTTGGAGTCTGCTGCTGCCATCACCACCAAAACACCAAGTGATCAAAGAGAGAAAAGCATGTGTTCTGTGGGCTCTGAACCGCTGCCAGTGATCCCACCTTGCTCTCCATCCCCACCATTGCCTACTCATATACCTCCAGAGCCTCCACGCACCCCTCCATTTCCTGCTTCGACTTTTCAAGTTGTACCAGAAATTGAGTTTCCACCATCTTTAGATCTGCCCCAGGAGATTCTCCAGCAGGAAGATCAGAAAAAGGAAGTCCCCAAGAGGATATTGGACCAGAACTTTGGGGAGCCCCATTTACCCTCCAGGCTGCCTCCACTCCCACTGCATATTCGAATCCAGCAGGCCCTCACTAGCCCCCTTCCCATGACTCCTCCTCTGGAGGGCTCTCACAGAGCTCATTCCTTGCTCTTTGAAAACAGTGACAGCTTTTCTGAGGACAGCAGTACACTGGGTCGGACCAGGTCTCTTCCCATCACTATTGAAATGCTGAAAGT TCCAGAcgatgaagaagaggaggagcaaaCCTGTCCATCCACATTCAGTGAAGACATGACATCTACCTCAGTCATTCCTAAACTACCACGGTGTCtacaggaggaagaagagaaggagagtgACTCTGATTCAGAAGGTCCCATTCAGTACCGAGATGAAGAGGATGAAGATGAAAGTCATCAGA GTGctctggccaacaaagtgaagaggAAAGACACACTGGCAATGAAGTTGAACCACAGACCCAGTGAACCAGAGTTGAACCTGAATTCTTGGCCTTGTAAAAGCAAGGAAGAGTGGAATGAAATACGGCACCAGATTGGAAACACACTGATCCG gCGACTGAGTCAAAGACCAACACCAGAAGAACTAGAACAACGCAATATATTGCAAC CTAAAAATGAAGCTGATCGTCAGGCAGAAAAACGAGAGATTAAACGTCGGCTCACTAGAAAG CTCAGTCAAAGGCCAACTGTGGCTGAACTCCTTGCCAGGAAGATTCTGAGGTTTAATGAATATGTAGAGGTAACAGATGCTCAAGATTATGACCGGCGAGCTGACAAACCTTGGACCAAACTGACCCCTGCTGACAAG GCTGCCAtaagaaaagaattaaatgaatttaaaagctCTGAGATGGAGGTTCATgaagaaagcaaacattttaCACG
- the PHACTR4 gene encoding phosphatase and actin regulator 4 isoform X8, whose protein sequence is MVMDSVEAGDTTPPTKRKSKFSGFGKIFKPWKWRKKKSSDKFKETSEVLERKISMRKPREELVKRGVLLEDPEQGDEDPGKPSHAMLKNGHTTPIGSARSSSPVQVEEEPVRLASLRKPIPEEDLKKRLGSTGSQPNSEAESIPENVPKQPLLPPKRPLSASHEANEGQAKDSTSSGSTARFIISTSITTAPTATTAATSLAKTVNLSATPSPAPRTLPAAPASTNTTATPSLTHMIPAKQPPIPPPKPAHRNSNPVIAELSQAINSGTLLSKPSPPLPPKRGIPSTSVPTLESAAAITTKTPSDQREKSMCSVGSEPLPVIPPCSPSPPLPTHIPPEPPRTPPFPASTFQVVPEIEFPPSLDLPQEILQQEDQKKEVPKRILDQNFGEPHLPSRLPPLPLHIRIQQALTSPLPMTPPLEGSHRAHSLLFENSDSFSEDSSTLGRTRSLPITIEMLKVPDDEEEEEQTCPSTFSEDMTSTSVIPKLPRCLQEEEEKESDSDSEGPIQYRDEEDEDESHQSALANKVKRKDTLAMKLNHRPSEPELNLNSWPCKSKEEWNEIRHQIGNTLIRRLSQRPTPEELEQRNILQPKNEADRQAEKREIKRRLTRKLSQRPTVAELLARKILRFNEYVEVTDAQDYDRRADKPWTKLTPADKAAIRKELNEFKSSEMEVHEESKHFTRYHRP, encoded by the exons atggtcatgGACAGTGTGGAAGCAGGAGATACAACACCTCCTACCAAAAGGAAGAGCAAGTTCTCAGGCTTTGGCAAGATCTTCAAACCctggaaatggagaaaaaaaaaaagtagtgataaATTTAAAGAGACTTCAGAAG TTTTAGAACGGAAAATATCTATGCGAAAACCAAGAGAAGAGCTGGTTAAAAGAGGGGTTCTGTTGGAAGACCCTGAGCAAG GTGATGAGGATCCAGGAAAGCCAAGCCATGCCATGTTAAAGAATGGCCATACCACCCCCATAGGGAGTGCCAGATCATCTAGTCCAGTCCAAGTAGAGGAAGAGCCAGTAAGATTAGCAAGTCTTAGGAAACCTATTCCAGAAGAGGACTTAAAGAAACGGCTAG GCTCAACTGGAAGCCAGCCTAATTCTGAAGCAGAGTCTATTCCTGAGAATGTACCCAAACAGCCTTTACTTCCTCCCAAAAGACCCTTGTCCGCTTCTCATGAAGCAAATGAAGGGCAAGCAAAGGATTCTACTTCCTCTGGCAGCACGGCAAGGTTCATCATCTCCACTTCCATCACCACAGCACCCACTGCCACCACTGCTGCCACAAGCCTCGCAAAGACTGTTAATCTCTCTGCCACGCCTTCCCCAGCACCAAGGACTCTGCCTGCTGCTCCTGCCAGCACTAACACTACTGCTACCCCAAGCCTCACTCATATGATCCCTGCCAAGCAGCCCCCTATCCCTCCCCCTAAACCAGCTCACAGAAATAGCAACCCTGTCATTG CTGAACTGTCCCAAGCAATAAACAGTGGTACATTGTTATCAAAACCATCCCCACCATTACCACCCAAGAGAGGCATTCCATCCACCTCAGTACCCACCTTGGAGTCTGCTGCTGCCATCACCACCAAAACACCAAGTGATCAAAGAGAGAAAAGCATGTGTTCTGTGGGCTCTGAACCGCTGCCAGTGATCCCACCTTGCTCTCCATCCCCACCATTGCCTACTCATATACCTCCAGAGCCTCCACGCACCCCTCCATTTCCTGCTTCGACTTTTCAAGTTGTACCAGAAATTGAGTTTCCACCATCTTTAGATCTGCCCCAGGAGATTCTCCAGCAGGAAGATCAGAAAAAGGAAGTCCCCAAGAGGATATTGGACCAGAACTTTGGGGAGCCCCATTTACCCTCCAGGCTGCCTCCACTCCCACTGCATATTCGAATCCAGCAGGCCCTCACTAGCCCCCTTCCCATGACTCCTCCTCTGGAGGGCTCTCACAGAGCTCATTCCTTGCTCTTTGAAAACAGTGACAGCTTTTCTGAGGACAGCAGTACACTGGGTCGGACCAGGTCTCTTCCCATCACTATTGAAATGCTGAAAGT TCCAGAcgatgaagaagaggaggagcaaaCCTGTCCATCCACATTCAGTGAAGACATGACATCTACCTCAGTCATTCCTAAACTACCACGGTGTCtacaggaggaagaagagaaggagagtgACTCTGATTCAGAAGGTCCCATTCAGTACCGAGATGAAGAGGATGAAGATGAAAGTCATCAGA GTGctctggccaacaaagtgaagaggAAAGACACACTGGCAATGAAGTTGAACCACAGACCCAGTGAACCAGAGTTGAACCTGAATTCTTGGCCTTGTAAAAGCAAGGAAGAGTGGAATGAAATACGGCACCAGATTGGAAACACACTGATCCG gCGACTGAGTCAAAGACCAACACCAGAAGAACTAGAACAACGCAATATATTGCAAC CTAAAAATGAAGCTGATCGTCAGGCAGAAAAACGAGAGATTAAACGTCGGCTCACTAGAAAG CTCAGTCAAAGGCCAACTGTGGCTGAACTCCTTGCCAGGAAGATTCTGAGGTTTAATGAATATGTAGAGGTAACAGATGCTCAAGATTATGACCGGCGAGCTGACAAACCTTGGACCAAACTGACCCCTGCTGACAAG GCTGCCAtaagaaaagaattaaatgaatttaaaagctCTGAGATGGAGGTTCATgaagaaagcaaacattttaCACG